A segment of the Panicum hallii strain FIL2 chromosome 1, PHallii_v3.1, whole genome shotgun sequence genome:
CCgacgcctcgccgccggccttcTTGCCGCCTTCCTTGTTCTTGTTACCCATTGCCAGCCGGAGCGGTACGGAGTGCTTCCGGCCGGAGATTGGTCGGGCAGCGCTGGTTGCGGCAGGCGACGGCTCCGGCGAGGCGATGACGCAGTGGGGATGGAGAAGGCCGGGCGGGTATTTGTAGCGGGAGGCAGAGACGCTGTCGGAGTCGGAGAGGCTTGCGTTTGGAGAGCGGAGACCGTGGTGGGGTGGATTGGTGTCTGGTGGGCTGGTGGCGGGAAGAGTTGGTGACTTGGTGCCGTGCGCGGCGCGCAACCGGAACCAAACGATCCGTTTCGAGTTCGGACTCGGCGCGTCCATACAGTTTGATAGGCTGTGACGGGCTCGTGTTCGTTACGGCCCAGCCCAGGAAGGCGCATAGTTGGGCTGGGCAGCGCAGGTTTGGTCAGGCGGGCTGCGGAGCATGCTGGATGGGCCTAGGAAAGCCCAATAAAGAATACCTGAGAAATGAAATTCGCACCAATATACCAGGTATAAGATATATTTTCTTCTAAATCTCTTTGTAAATCTCAAACACCTAGTTGTATAGATTTCTTCTGTTTCCGAATCCTCTGTTTTACAACTACTCTCACTTTACTCGTACGCTTTTCCATATTTTCGTGTTTtaccattctttattctttcgTTTCGAAGGGGGTTAATTTTTTACTTTTTTTCTTTGCTAAGGTTCAAGTTAGATTAGTTGATTTTGCTGCCACATTTTGTCAAAGTCAAACGGGTCCTTTGATTGATTACTGTCCAGTTATTTCTTCTTACTTCAGGTTAACCCAGCCTGCCTTGGTTTCCCTCCTTCCCGCCTGAAATTTTACGAACATGAAACATGGGTCGCGCAGTAGCACCTCTGCTCTGCACTTCCTATCCTGCCCTGCCATGGCATCACCCTGCCCCTGTGCCGCTCAGCACTGCGCCTGACTTCCTGAGCATTCAATTTCATGGATTCCAGCACTACCCACTTTTCAGACAGGACGACGACGCGTGAACACCACCAGTGCCATCCTCGCAGCTTTTCATAAATGAATTTCGTGCCGGTTTGAACCAATTCATGCTGCAGCTTTTCCTAATCGGTTATGAAACTAATTGTACTGGTGGAGCCTAATTTGCTAATTTGCTTGGTTATGGAATCAATTGCATTAGTGAAGACTAATTCTCGCAAGATAAatttattaaacctaattagttcaGTTATCATGatacagtaaatatgtgctaatgataAATTAATTAGATTTAGTAGATTCATCTTGTGAATTAATCTTCATTTATATAATTGGTTTAGTTTTATAGTTAATTTATATTTAGTCCTCTAATAGATATTCAAACATTCGATATGACCCGGACACTCGCCGCATCCAAACAGCAATCAAGCCATGACCCTTCCATGCCAAGCTAGATCGATCAGCGTTCATGTTGACGCTTGCAGAAACACAGCATGTCAGCACGCAGTAGGCTGCCGcaagcaccattgctgcctgCATGCGTATGCATACTGCATACACATACTCTGTAGTAACATTCAGAGAATTAAAATCGAAAAAGAAAACAAGAATCCAATTGAATTGGGGGACGCTCGAAGTGTGTGCCGGTGCCGCCGCACTGATGGCCGGCAACGACCACAACCCTCTCCGCCTTGCACATAAATGCCATCCTCATCCTCCCCGGCCCATCGCCTTGTTGTATACCGTTGCTGTGGTTTCTCAGTGTACGGTGTGGTGTGTATAGATACCGTCCACAACTACCGCGTGATGCGGCGTGGTTGGCTTGCTCCTCGTCATGGTATGTACGAGTCAGATGCATGGTAGaacgcggcgccggcggcggctcatGTGGTCCGCCTGGCGAGGGCGACGCCGGCGAGGTCGCCGCCATACTCCTCCAGCACCACCAGCAGGTTCCCGCTCGGCTTCAGCCACGACCGCGGCACGTGGTACCACCGCTGGGAGGGCTCGCCGCAACCGGATAGGCACCGGCCCTCGCGGTACGTCCCGGCGTAGCCGCACCGCCCGCAGCCACCGCTGGAGCCGGCGGCGCGGTACGACCAGTACCGCCCGGCGTGGCGCCCGTTCACCCACACCTGGCCCTTGCCCATTGTCCCCATGTCCAGCGCCACCGGTGCGCTCCCCGCCGGCGCATTGAACAAGGCCTGCATACAAATTCTCCCGAACTCAGCATGACAAAGAAAACCACGAGATGCAGACAAGACAAGCAGCTGATGAAACTGTTACGGTTCTTGCTGGCAAATTGCAGTGCAGCAGTTATTGCATTGTCTAGTACCTTGTGCCATGTCAGTGGCTGCTTGCCGCCGGGACCGGCCCATTCCACGGCGGAGCTCCCGGTGACGGTGTGGATGCCGAGCGACTCGCCTTTCAGGCCGACCTGCGCCGCCGAGATTCAGAAATCAGTGTGATCGAGCTTGGACTCAATAAAGGCAAGAACGTTTTTTTTTCTGAGGAGGATGTTAGAAGCACCTGGTATGTCCATTTCTGATGGCTGAGGTCCCTCTTCCCCTCGTTCAGGCCGGAGAGGGTCACCGGTCCCAGGACGCCGACGTTCCAGGACTCAAAATGGTTCCCGGTGTTCTGCAGCGCCGGCAAATGTCAGTGTTACGACCATTTTTCAGTAAGATGATCTGATATTTACTCCGGACATGGAATATTGGTCTGCGATCGAGCAACTTACAGGAAGGCCAACTGCTGAGCTTAGGATGGAGATCTTGTTGCTGCCCTGCCACATCTTCACGTGTCCATTGAATGTTAGTTTCGGGTTCTCGTAGCCGCCATAAACAGATCCTATAACACGAGCATTCCATCAATATGATACTTGGCACTGATGCGATCAGCGTCGCGATACACCTAAAATAGATGTTAGTACCGTATGATCTCCCATTGACAAACACTTGCATTGAGTGTCCAGCAGAGTAGACAGTGAGCTGAGGCCACTGGCCAGACTTTAGGAATTGCTCGTTCCCACCAATGTTGACCCTGCAGTGAGCATAATTCAAAGTTAAGGAGAACCCGTCAGCTTTAGAATCAAAATTGTCGATTCAGAGCCTTATCATGGTCAGTTAGTCACTCACTGGGTGGTGTACCACAGATAGTCCGACTTGTCCCATGTCAAGCTGAGCTGCTCGACCAAGCCATCCTTTGTGAAAGCACCATCATCCAGCGAGTTTGTGTCCTCGCTGTAGGACTGCCATGCGAACCATAACACAGGATTCATCTTCGGCAGCAGAGTTGGCTCCTTCACCTACACAGTTACGACATTTTCTCATTAGACTGCATCATCCCATGACCtatagaaaaaaaaatgaaagacTCAGTCTACAGTAATCCCTCACCGTAGCAGTGTTGAAGACCACAGTTTTGCAGTCAGGCAGAATGCTGATGGACCAAGCAGGGAGGTCATAGTGACGCCCATTGAACCTGACTTTCACAGCAGAATTCGTGTGGTAGTTCGACAGGAATGCAGCACAGGCTCCAATCTTTGACTTGAAGACATATGCCTGAAACAATTGATCGATCCATGAATATCTGCTGATGTTTTCTTGTATTTGGGAAAACATTGTCATGTGGGAACATTCTTAGCAACATTAACCTTCTCATAGTTTCCAAGCGATTGTATTGTCGGATCACCAGAAACCAATGCAGGTTCGGCCTGCTTGATGGCCCTGTGCAGGTCCCTCAGGTGACCCCATTTCGGTTGCCTAAGCATACCTGAAATGTAAACCTCATAATTTTTCAGACGCCAAAGACTAAGTAAAACCATGCTGTAAACTTTCCAAAAATATCTCTCAACAGCCAACAGGAATTCATGTTCATCAAAGATGGCAATCACTGCATACCAAATTCGTCGATCGGGGCATCATAGTCATAGCTGGTTGCGATAAAGGGGCCACCAGCTGTGCGCCCAAAGTTTGTTCCTCCATGGTACTGCATCAGATTCAGAACATGCAAATGTGGTCACAACTCACCACAGCTAGAACTACATTCACTGCAACGGCAGTACTGGTGTGACCAGCATGGCTTCCAAAATTCTTACCATGTAGTAGTTCACGAAGGACCCTCCCTTTTGAATGAACCGTGCCACGGCAAAGGCAAGGTCCTCCACAGGCCTGTGAGGCACCGCACCTCCAAACTTTGTAAACCTTTGACATGGTAAAATTGTAAAATTAGACATGCTTTCACAGGAAGTGCCTCAGGAATAAATTGGGTGGACTGGATCAAGAGAAGTACCATCCAGTCCACGCCTCGGTCCACATGGTCGGCTTGTACTTCTTGTTTGGGGTGAAGTAGTCACAGTAGAAGCCATTGCAAGTATTGATCTGCCATGATCAATTCACACAAAGTAAGAATTGAAACAGCTACATAGCAAATTCAGTTATTTGACACCAGATACAAGTGTGCAACGTACCACAGGGTCTGGGGCATCATCCTGCTTGCACATCACCCACGGCACACCGGTGTTGGTCCCAACCGCCATCTTGGCTGCCCAGTTTGCATACGGCTTGGCGCCGCTGCCAACAACGGACTCCATCGGCCCGAACTCGTTTTCTACCTGCACAATTGGCGAACCAGCTTCCCGGTTGAGCTCCAATTTCAGCTCCGTTCCAAAGTTGACTCAAGGGAACCGAGAATTCACCTGAGCCATGATGATTGGGCCTCCCTGCCACTCAAGTAGCCCCTCGGACTTCATCATCGACACTATCTTCTCGACGAACTTCTGCATGGCAGCCTGCAGTAAACGAGAGGAATCAGACGCATCCCTGGGCCCTGGCCTCAATTGGTGAATAATCGAAGAATGACAGTAGTTTACTTCAGTGTCGCGAAAAAACATTTTTTGGGTGAAAACATGGAACTAGTAGACTACCTTGAAGGGCCCATTGTCCGTCCTGAACTTGATGCCAGGCACATACTTGAGCCAAACAGGAAAGCCACTGAAAAGAACAGACATCGAGTGACTGTCACAGAAGTTCTGATTCAAAAATCGTCGAATTACAGGACCAAGAACAAGCAATGGGTCGTACCCAAAGTTCCATTCGGCGCAGACGTAGGGGCCGATGCGGAGGTGGACGTAGAGGCCGGCCTGCTTGACGAGCTTGACGAAGTGGACGAGGTCGTAGCGGTCGGCGAAGTAGTACTGCCCCTGCGCCGGCTCGTGGCCGTTCCAGAAGACGTAGGTCTGGATGACGTCGAGGCCGCCGTCCTTGGCCTTCTGGATCAGCCCGGGCCACATCTGCGTTCGATTCGATTGTTCAGAGCTTCTGGTTTGTGAAGCGAAGCAGAGCGCCGCCGGAGCAAGCTGCATTCGTGCGCGAGAAGCGGGAGACGGGAAGAGCGAGGCGGCCGTGGGCGCGGGCAGGTACCTCGGGCGTGCTCCTGGGGTAGTGGATGGAGCCGGAGATTaggatgcggcggcggccgttgATGACGAGGGCGCGGTGGTCGTACGAGACGGCCGCATTGGCCGCGGAGGCCAGGAGGGAGGCCGCCAGGAAGGCGGCGAGCAGgatgcgcccgccgccgccggcgacaagAGGAGGCGGCGCCGCGGCCATGGTGTGACCGCCGCCAACCTCACCTCACCTCCCCCTCTCCCCCCAAGAAGCAACGCTCCCCGGCCTTTCTTCTTGGCCACGCGGAGTGGCAACGGGAAGGGCGTGAGCCGGTGGGGAATGAGGTGGCGTTTCTATCGAGAGGGGGCGGGGGACGGCAATGGCGAAGAGCGGGGAGTGAGTGCGCGAGCTTTGTGCTGCTGCCTTTGTTTTGTTACTGTTTTTTACCCTCCCTTTGTTTGATCTCTCCTTTTGCCGCCTCTTTTGGATGgttaccgccggtgagccgcctgCCGAGCTCCGAGCTCGGACTGTGGAGTGTGTGCGTGCACGGGAGTGGTGGAGTGGGTGGTGccagagagggagaggggctTTTATGGATGCTGCCAAACTTGCCAAGCTGAGCTGAGTGAAGGCCGCGACGAGGTGAGACGAGAGAGAGAAGTGGAGGAATGGAAAAGGTGAGCGAGCCGCGAGGGTGGTAGAAGAGGTGGGGCCACAGTTACAAGCACCTGCTCGTGTccatctttttctttttctttcttttttaatTTTGCTTTATTATATTCCGGTAAAGGGTTCAGATATATGAGAATTGCAGTGATACCGAGATATAAAAGGGCAAGCTGCATAGGATGCCTCGCCTCTTCAAACATCCTATTTTAGCTCTATTTTAGCTTTAACCTGAGTCAAAAATCTTAAGTTTGATTAAATTTATAAAATATCAATATTTATGGCATAGTATCATATATATTTATTATAAAAAGTGTATTTCAGGATGAGTCTAACGATGCTTACTCCCTCTGTCCCTAAAATATTACTAGTAAATATAATACGGTTTGACTTAGAACGAATCTAAAAGAGCAAGACAGACGGAGTATACTACTAGTACTATTAGTTTACTAGTTATCTTTATGAAAACCTACATTACATATACTATAAAATAACACGCCTTTTATCTTCGATGGCGCATATCATTATGCTCTacatatttttttttaaaaaatacacTATTGATGGATAATTCTTTTCGGATTTAATTAAATAGCTGAAAAGGACATCCAAGGGAACTCTGACACGGGTGCACTTTCGGAGGCACGAAGCGCGTGCCATCCCTTTTCCCCGTGGACGCGACCGTGGCATGTTTGCTCCAAGACAAGCAGATGTTCCAAACATGAAAAGAACATGCTGCTGCATGCCTGCATGCTGTGGGCTGTGGCCCAAACATGTCTAACAATCCTAATCTATACAGCATTTGCTATGAATTAGGAGCATTTGTGTTCTTACCCCATACTTTACAGTGCAATTGTAATTTtacctttattttttttaactTTGTAAGTTTGCCCTTACCATTCACAACTCACGAACCAACGCGATTTTGTTCCTAGTCAACGCGAGAAGTcgcatcccccccccccccccctcccttccttatttttcttttctccACAAGGAACAGTTTTTTTGAAACAAGGTTGTTAAAATGCATGAAGGACCTTTGGTGAACAAGGATGAAAGTTTGACGGTGCGCCGTAGTATTTGCAAGTTAAGTGATTCATGTGAGAATTTGGTGCTAGTTTAGTGATGCGCTATACATTCTACTCTTCTTTTTTAAGCActaattttttttgaattttcccTAAAAACGATCTTGACTCTACTTAGGGCGGATCCAGTGTAGGGGTGGGGGGCTGGAGCCCCCTACCCTCAGGCAGCCTATGGAGCCTCCGATAATTTTCAACTATgaatgaagaagaggaggaagaagtaGGAGGAAAAAGTAAAAGCgaggagggaggaagaagaaggaaaaataAGCCCTCTAAATTTAGATTCTAGATCCACCTCTGACTCTACTCATCCTCTACCATGCATCTAACAACGATGAATGAACATATACTGTATATATTGTTCCGTACCAAGACGACATTCGTACGCGTCTGCAAGTGTTTAACGATTCTCCAAATTCCGCCGGGTAAGAAAAAATCACGAGCATCATGTGTGTCCAAGATCCGGTTTtggcacatgcatgcatgctaaTCATCATCAGACGCGTCAGGTGCTAGGTGTGCGTAGTGTGTGGGAGCATTGGAATACAGATCGAGTTACGTTCTTAATTACACAGCAACACGTATCATCATTATTTTTCATACAAAGAAAGAAAATCACATGCAATTTTATCATTTCACCCACTTTTTGTCGATAACCTAGTTTACTTGCGGCACGTGCCATGGTCGATCATCCCTGGCCTGCCTGGTTATTATTCATCACATCACATCACAGGACGGGCACACTAGCTAGCTCAGatcgatcagctcgacctcaCCATGCCACGAGGGATTCAGCCTCTGCGGTCGACTGCAGTgaccgacacgcgggcccgacGGGCGCCAGGGCCCACATGCACTGCCATGAGTCCATGACACCAGAGACCAGCCAGCAGATCTGCCGCAGCCTGCAGGCACGTCCGGACGCGTTTCCTCCCCCATTTCTTTTCCTTCATCGAGATCCGTCGGTCGATCTTCGTAGCACCCCCCATAGAAAAATGGAAGATTGGGTGCGTGCGCGGTGAAAGTGAAACACCAATCAAGAAATTAAATTAGTTAAAGCACACCCGGCCATTGATTGCTCCATGCACACGTACATGCATGGTCGCTGTGTGCGTACGTGCTGGTACCCTTGACGAAAAGGAAGCAGCAACAGTGGTTGCAACCAGTGCACGCACGGCGACTGATTACAGTTTTGGTTTGCTTAATAAATCAGGAGTGGCTGGTAGTAGTAATTAGCTTGGCGTGCTAAGACGGCCATTGATGGAGCTCGACGAGTACATTGTACATCGTCCGGCAAGTTGGCTGCAAATGAATAACGGGAGCCCTTCTTGATCTTTCTGATGAAGAAATGCGAAGAACTGAGCGTGTGACCACGGACGGCGCCTGTAGCTACAACGGGAAAGGTCACGAGGACCGTACCGTCAACACCGGACAAAAGATAGATGATCATAACACCAGCTGGCCGCCGGCATTGCAGATGGATGGACAAAAGATAGATGAGGATACCATAGTGATGATCCGTAGTTTACATCCTCATCAGCCATCATTATACTCAGAGCTCCCAAGTAAGCCAGGAAGCGTGAAGGTTAAGACTTCAACCTACATTCTAACAGAAAGGTAAAGAAGATGTTAAAGATGCAGGTTGTCGTCCTAAAGAAACGCCAGTCGATCAGCGGCTTAGACATCAAGCGTGCATGGTCTCTCGCTGCATCCTTTGTGCCAGATTTCATCCTTGTACACACACATGTAGAAAAAGTAGCATGCACGCTACGACATTTTCAACGCCTTCACGTGCAGTTTGTTTTGCTTTGTGGATGGCCGTTGCTCGTTTCGGGGTTCCCAGCACACAGTACGTACCTTCCTGTTGCCGCGAGCGATAGACAAAACTGGTCCAGGACAGCCAAGGCCAGCGCAGACCGCAGAGCGAGTGAATGCGAGAGGAAGATACCAGCACGTACCTGCCGTATGACACAGCTTTGCATTGGGCTTGTACTTTTAAGCAGGTTACTGTATCCACAAGGGTTGTATGCCTCCTACACATATGAAGGCAGATATCTCAATGTTCTTGCGTGTCGAATTTAACACTCACATCACATGATCAGATGCAACCGCAGTCAGAGAGATCAGTGTGCAATGCTCTAACTGGCTATGGTGTTCTTGTGTTCCAAACAAGCTCTAAGATTTTGATCCAACAACTTAAACTGGCTTACTACACTGTATCAACACCAGATAGTAATAAACCGTTTTTTTCCGATCCATACCTTTGTGTCCCTAAGCCTGATGGCTTAATAAGAATACTACTAGCCCTCCATCTTCTGGTCCAAGTTCCCCAACTGAAGCACAAGCAAGCTTCGCTAAAGAGAACGCTTGAAGCACAAGCCGGTACTGTCAGGGTCTCAGGGACCATGTAAAAGTAGTGCCCTGAGGAAAGATGTTGTCCCTATGAATGCTCAGTGCTAGCACAAAAGAAACTGTGGAGCTTTTGAGGAATGGAGAGGTTCAGGGCCGGGGCATATCTAAAGGACTTGGGAAACACGAGAACATCGTCAACTTTAGAGCGGAAGGAATGTGCAGGTGTCATCACTTGACCTCTAAGCTTGTTAAGGATTGGGAATGGAATCGTCACTTCGTCAGCTGCCCAGCTCACGTTAAATCTCCAGGATGCATAACTACTATAGTCACTAGTCAAGAAAGGCTTTACGGTATTCTCAATCCAAAAATTAAGGAAATAATGGCTAGCCAAAAGTTCGAGATAATGGTTAAGGAGGATTTGAGTAAACGATaaaaaatgtggaacaaaatgaACATCTTTGTATAAAAAAAGCTGAACAGTAAATTAAAAGGCTACTCATAGGATAAAAAGAGAACATTTCATGTAATGAACAAAGTTGTCAAAGCTATTACCTTTTTGGCCTATGTTCTTGGTATAAATCATCAAACACATTCTACACCCTCTAGATTGGTATAAATCATCAAACATATTCTACACCCTCTAGTTAAAGTTAGTGGAGGTTGTTAGACCTCGCACATAAACATTTCTGCTTACATTGCTGCCCCCATGTTACTCTACTACAAAGTACCAATGACACGTGAGTACTTCTGACCACGGAAAATGCCCTTTCTTGTTGTTTAACCTCGCCTTGGGGTTAGCACAGTCCCTTCCTGGACTCTAGCTGTTTGGTGACCTTGATAGAAGTGCAGGAAAACTAGCACATACTGTACCTAACAAAAGCATTACCAACTCCCAATCTTGCTCTGTTATTATCCATATATTTCTAACCAGCTTGATATCTCTGATGTAACCAACTAATCCTAAACTTTTACTTTTCATATTCAAGTCCTTGTTTTATGTTGGTGTCTCTTTCAAGCACAACCGACTTGACAAGCTGACAGTCTTCTCTGAAGTCTGAATTTTGGGGCACCTTTTCTCTGGAGAAATATAGAACTCCACGAAAGCTTACTTGGTCTTCAATAAAACTAACTATTTCAAGCACTTCATGTTTGAGTCCCCAGTCCCCACAAGTCACGACACTACAAAACCCAAAAAGAATCATGCACCTCAAAGTGTGTCTCGATTCAATCCAAAACCAACTGCAGATTGACAGATGTTCCTCTATTCCTCCATGAGCCCTTTCTGCCTAACTCTCTAGCTTGCACGGAGCACTATGCACACTTTTATGATTTCCTATCAGATCAGCCATATCATCCATATATTTTGTTCATACTGACGGAATTCCGTTGAACCAATATAGGCAGTGTTTGGTTTCGCTTTTAATCGGATTCTCAGTGGGGAGAAGCGAGAATCCCACCCAAACGCTCCGATTAAAATCGGATGGAATCGACCACTCGATTCTCCCCACCACCGCATTGCACGTAAGTCTCGATTTTCTCCATCACGAGCGCCGACGGCGATTCTCCCGATTCTTCCCACCCTGCCCTCCCTCCCGACCCCTTCTCCTCTCTTCTCCAGGCGCTCGCCTCCGGTCCCCGCTCGCCCGGTCGCGCCGCTCGCCCCGCTCCCCTCTCCCTGCTCGCGCCGCTCGCCCCTGCGCGCCCGCGTTCGCCGgcgagccggtggagcagaagATGCCCGCGGGCTTGCCGGCGAGCCTCTGCTCGCACCAGAGGTCGCTGGTGCCGTCCAGGAACGCCTTGAGCTGCGCCGGCAGCATGCCGAACCTGGTGGGGAACCCGAAGAGGACGCCGTCGGCCTCCACGAGCTCCGCGGGGGCGATGGCCGGCACGCCCGCCCGCTTCGGGGGCGCGCCCATCTTCGCCAGCGCCTCGCCGGAGAGCGTCTCCGGGACCTGCCACAGCGTCGCCTCGACGCCGGTGACGGACGCGGCGCCCCTCTGGATCTCCTCCGCCAGCGTCGCGACATGGCCGTACGTGGAGTAGTACCTGCGACGTGCTAACTGATTCAGAACACCAATAGctgggaaaagaaaaaaaggacaCCCGATTGAGATCAAATGGTGTCCAGACTGACTGACCGAAAAGGATAGCTTACACGATGTAGATCTTGGTCGCCATTGGAAGCTTGTTGGATCGGAGCTTGTAGCTTTGAGCAGGCAGAGAGTGGAGATGGAGACAGGAGAGAGCTAGTATTTCTAGTAGCTTGGTTGGAGCAGTGGTGTGCTGCGGAAGATTGGGGGAGAAGGGCAGGCCGTCAAAGCATCTGGCCTCGTCTCGTGTGTCACGCACGCAGCGTCGCAGGGCATGGCTCGGGACACAGGACTCAGGGGCAAATAGGTCATTTTACAGCCAGAACAGATAATCCAGTAGAAATAATCAGGATTGCCAAACACCCCAGATTCTTCAGACAGCGGATTCTTCAGACAGCGGATTATCAGAAAATCTTGATTCTCAGATAAGCGATTCTCAGATAAGCGAAACCAAACAGGGCCATAGACAAGATACCAGGAAACATAGGCCAAAGAATACGCACCGGCATAGGTCCTGGGTAAGGCAACTAGCCCCCACGTAATTTCCATTTCCTTTTGTAAAATCATTTGAAGATGCAAGTAGGCACCCACTTCACAGTTCCAGAAGCCACATCTTTCATAAGGTATTGAGCAAAAAGTTTTAACCTTGCTTGCCTGTACAGAAACTGGGATTGCCAGATAGGAATCTGAAATCTGAAAACCAACTACTGAGTTTCAGTAATTTGTCTTCCGGTTCCGTGTCCATAATTCCAGACCAGCACGGTAACAGTCATGCATAGATGTCAACACATTTGCCAAAGAATTCAGCACGGGCACCAAACGCACAGGTATGCAGTTGCCATAGCTGACAGTTTGTACCATGGTTCATCCGACAAGGCCCCCCATCAGACACCTAATGCAAACAATCCAAAGCTTTGGGTTCGAAAGCAAACCGGTGTGCCAGCCCTTCATTCGTACTAGCACATATAGCCAACAAGCCAGCATCTGGTGAATCCAGAAAATGCCAGATATggcatgtccatgctcaagctGTTCATCCTTACAATCCAAGGATTTCCTTTTGCCCTTTCCTGCTTTCCAACTGCATACTTACCTTCTCAGAGGCTGGTCCGTACCCTTAAAAATCATCTTTCATTGACACACCACCAGCTGTAAGTCAGTAGAAACAACAAACTCAGCTCCTATAAGGATGGTATAATATGCCATACGGCACATTTTGTCTGGAAACCTTCATCATCTAACCAACAGCAGTTATTACGGAGCATCCAACAAAGAAAATATCTGACGAAGTGGCATGTAGGTATTTGCTAGTTGGGTAAGTGCTGACTGTAGATCGCTGGGACCACTTTACCTTAATGGAGAACAGCATAGATAGCACAGAAGCTTTTCCTCCGTTATCATAACCCTGGCAATGACTTGCCATATACTGATCCTGCCTGCAAAAAGTATCATGCAACAGTGCACTCCCACTGCAAATCTAAAGCACTCTCTGTAGTGTGCAACAAGCATTGAGCTGTCCTGAAATCAGACCACTCTGGATAGCATGTCTGGTAAATGCAATCAACACTTTATCTTTGCTTTGCTTGAATACTTTGTATGTGAAAGAAACTCTCTAGCATAAAGCAAGAGAATATTGATGGATGGGATGACACTCAGGCTTGCTACCAGATACCAGGACCAGAACAAGGCCAGTTAGCAACAAATCCATTTCAGTAACTCAGGACCCAGGAACGGGGAAGATGACAGAAGTGAATGTAAATAAACTTTGTGATCTGTTACTTATGACCATTTTTCCTTGCAAGAGCCCAATACATGGGGAAGACCAAATCAGAGACATTTAAGAGCATCCTCTATTGATCCCACTCTTGTAACAATGCAGACACAAGCACTGTCAGCTAAACTTGCTGCAATGCTGTGAAGCTGGGGAAAAGAGAACATTTCTAATCAATCATGGAATATCTTCACTGATCTCCATCCATATAAACACTCCCAATTTTCCACAAATAGATTCTAATTTGAACAATTCATGAAATTTAAGGAAAAATTAAGTGTAACAAATAAAATTTGAAACAGAATATATTGAGCACCCCAGTATTACACACGTACAATGAGACTAGCAGGTGACTCAGATGATTATTTGGAAGCAATTTTGTCACAAATCAGCAGACATATTCACTAGTCAGCATTCAGGAAATAATAGAGAGAGTTAACTCTATAGAGCAGCTATGCCATATTTCTTTACCCCAATGCGATGGGAAACATTACAAATGCAAGGGGACACAAGTAACA
Coding sequences within it:
- the LOC112877817 gene encoding beta-galactosidase 4; this encodes MAAAPPPLVAGGGGRILLAAFLAASLLASAANAAVSYDHRALVINGRRRILISGSIHYPRSTPEMWPGLIQKAKDGGLDVIQTYVFWNGHEPAQGQYYFADRYDLVHFVKLVKQAGLYVHLRIGPYVCAEWNFGGFPVWLKYVPGIKFRTDNGPFKAAMQKFVEKIVSMMKSEGLLEWQGGPIIMAQVENEFGPMESVVGSGAKPYANWAAKMAVGTNTGVPWVMCKQDDAPDPVINTCNGFYCDYFTPNKKYKPTMWTEAWTGWFTKFGGAVPHRPVEDLAFAVARFIQKGGSFVNYYMYHGGTNFGRTAGGPFIATSYDYDAPIDEFGMLRQPKWGHLRDLHRAIKQAEPALVSGDPTIQSLGNYEKAYVFKSKIGACAAFLSNYHTNSAVKVRFNGRHYDLPAWSISILPDCKTVVFNTATVKEPTLLPKMNPVLWFAWQSYSEDTNSLDDGAFTKDGLVEQLSLTWDKSDYLWYTTQVNIGGNEQFLKSGQWPQLTVYSAGHSMQVFVNGRSYGSVYGGYENPKLTFNGHVKMWQGSNKISILSSAVGLPNTGNHFESWNVGVLGPVTLSGLNEGKRDLSHQKWTYQVGLKGESLGIHTVTGSSAVEWAGPGGKQPLTWHKALFNAPAGSAPVALDMGTMGKGQVWVNGRHAGRYWSYRAAGSSGGCGRCGYAGTYREGRCLSGCGEPSQRWYHVPRSWLKPSGNLLVVLEEYGGDLAGVALARRTT
- the LOC112902263 gene encoding NAD(P)H dehydrogenase (quinone) FQR1-like, with the protein product MATKIYIVYYSTYGHVATLAEEIQRGAASVTGVEATLWQVPETLSGEALAKMGAPPKRAGVPAIAPAELVEADGVLFGFPTRFGMLPAQLKAFLDGTSDLWCEQRLAGKPAGIFCSTGSPANAGAQGRAARAGRGERGERRDRASGDRRRAPGEERRRGREGGQGGKNRENRRRRS